A part of Lacinutrix sp. 5H-3-7-4 genomic DNA contains:
- a CDS encoding metal ABC transporter permease, which yields MDITEYFSLVFSDYTLRTITLGTAILGAVTGMLGSFAVLRKQSLLGDAISHAALPGIAIAFLITGAKDSNTLLLGALVSGLIGTFWIRGIVKKTHLKSDTALGLILSLFFGFGMLLLTFIQKQPNANQAGLDKYLFGQAATLVESDVWLMAIVTGLCLFVLLLFWKEFKILLFDADYTKTLGFNTKIIDILITSFIVLAIVLGLQTVGVVLMSAMLLAPAAAARQWTNSLSTMVLLAAVFGAFSGVFGTAISASQTNLSTGPVIVLVASVFVFFSFVFSPSRGLLFKQIRVIKNRRDLELHKTLSFMYHIAETHDNISHPHAIKLLNNFQGYTKSTLQKLVEKDYVKLEGKMWRLTETGFNTAANLYTKQSTDDE from the coding sequence ATGGACATAACAGAATATTTTTCATTAGTATTTAGTGATTATACACTACGCACAATAACACTTGGAACAGCCATTTTAGGCGCTGTAACAGGCATGCTTGGTAGTTTTGCTGTACTTAGAAAGCAAAGCCTACTTGGTGATGCTATTTCGCACGCTGCCTTACCAGGTATTGCAATTGCCTTTTTAATTACCGGTGCAAAAGATTCTAACACTTTGCTTTTGGGCGCTTTAGTTAGTGGGTTAATTGGAACATTTTGGATTCGTGGTATTGTAAAGAAAACACATTTAAAAAGTGATACTGCTTTAGGGTTAATATTGTCGTTATTTTTTGGTTTTGGTATGTTATTATTAACCTTTATACAAAAGCAACCCAATGCGAACCAAGCAGGATTAGATAAATATTTATTTGGTCAAGCAGCGACTTTAGTAGAAAGCGATGTTTGGTTAATGGCAATTGTTACTGGCTTATGTTTGTTCGTTTTACTATTGTTTTGGAAAGAGTTTAAAATTCTACTTTTTGATGCAGACTACACAAAAACACTTGGCTTTAATACTAAAATTATAGATATTTTAATTACTAGTTTTATTGTTTTAGCCATTGTATTAGGATTACAAACCGTTGGTGTTGTGTTAATGAGCGCTATGCTTTTGGCTCCTGCTGCAGCTGCAAGACAATGGACTAACAGCTTGTCTACTATGGTGCTTTTAGCTGCTGTTTTTGGTGCCTTTTCCGGTGTTTTTGGTACAGCAATAAGTGCCAGCCAAACGAATTTATCTACTGGACCAGTAATTGTTTTAGTAGCTTCGGTTTTTGTGTTTTTCTCGTTTGTATTTTCACCAAGTCGTGGCTTACTATTCAAACAAATTAGAGTTATAAAAAATCGTCGTGATTTAGAGCTTCATAAAACATTGTCTTTTATGTATCATATTGCAGAAACGCACGATAATATCTCACATCCACATGCTATTAAACTTTTAAATAATTTTCAAGGCTATACAAAATCTACGTTGCAAAAATTGGTAGAAAAAGATTATGTGAAATTAGAAGGAAAAATGTGGAGATTAACAGAAACAGGATTTAATACCGCAGCAAATTTATATACTAAACAATCTACAGACGATGAATAG
- a CDS encoding FeoB-associated Cys-rich membrane protein — MANIPIRYHDSYCIYCSFIIISIFKIMHIILQNIIVLAILAFALSFLFKKYIWKKKAKKACGTDDCGCH; from the coding sequence ATGGCCAACATACCAATTCGTTATCATGACAGCTATTGCATATATTGTAGCTTTATTATCATTTCAATTTTTAAAATAATGCATATTATACTCCAAAATATAATTGTTTTAGCCATTTTAGCTTTTGCTTTAAGTTTTTTATTCAAAAAATACATTTGGAAAAAGAAAGCAAAAAAAGCATGTGGTACAGACGATTGCGGCTGCCACTAA
- a CDS encoding SCO family protein, producing MLSFFKGYKKFAIGFFILSVIIISIIYSVLNVEKPLPIYNPDTIDATLVDSTIQHVKKYHKIADFSLTNQNGKTITQNNYKGKIYVADFFFTTCQTICPIMTDHMRDIQKEIINDDDIMLLSHSVTPVKDSVAQLKKYAKLKGVNDAKWNLVTGDKKQIYELARKSYLAVKSVGNGDQYDMIHTENFMLIDKKRQIRGFYDGTDPEAISKLIKDIEKLKRMEK from the coding sequence ATGCTTTCATTTTTTAAAGGTTATAAAAAATTTGCCATAGGTTTTTTTATACTTTCAGTAATTATAATATCTATTATCTATTCGGTTTTAAATGTCGAAAAACCCTTACCTATTTACAATCCTGATACTATTGATGCTACTTTGGTAGACAGTACAATACAACACGTAAAGAAATACCATAAAATAGCAGATTTTAGTTTAACCAACCAAAACGGAAAAACAATCACTCAAAACAATTATAAAGGTAAAATTTATGTTGCTGATTTTTTCTTTACAACCTGTCAAACTATTTGCCCAATAATGACAGACCATATGCGAGACATACAAAAAGAAATTATTAACGATGATGATATTATGTTACTATCGCACTCGGTTACACCAGTAAAAGACAGTGTTGCACAGTTAAAAAAATATGCTAAATTAAAAGGTGTTAATGATGCCAAATGGAACTTAGTAACAGGCGATAAAAAACAAATTTATGAGTTAGCTAGAAAAAGCTACTTAGCAGTAAAATCTGTAGGAAATGGTGACCAATACGACATGATACATACCGAAAACTTTATGCTTATAGATAAAAAACGTCAAATTCGTGGTTTTTATGATGGTACAGATCCTGAAGCCATTTCAAAATTAATTAAAGACATAGAAAAGTTAAAACGCATGGAAAAATAG
- the rseP gene encoding RIP metalloprotease RseP, with product MGITIQISQFLLSLSLLIILHELGHFIPAKLFKTRVEKFYLFFDIKFSLFKKKIGETVYGIGWLPLGGYVKISGMIDESMDTDAMAEEPKPWEFRSKPAWQRLIIMLGGVFVNFLLAYVIYVFLSFVYGDRFIDASTINDGYLIENPLLTDLGFKTGDNIIKVGDYDVENVSDIKGNFIGAKTVTFKRNGAEQTITLPEDFLGQLSSSKNRDLFEMRYPFIVAEVPDSSLNKSVNLKQGDVLTKIGNDTVKYFDQTESILKSYKGQQVEVEILREDKKLTESIKVSDEGKMEVVPFARIGSISMEKLGYYKMKTKEYTFGESFGAGYNKFTGQIGKYFGQLKEIGNVKTGAYKGVGGFYAILNVFPDFWSWQNFWSITAFLSIMLGVLNLLPIPALDGGHVMFLLYEMISGRKPSDKFMEYAQTVGFFILIGLVLFANGNDIFKAIFN from the coding sequence ATGGGAATTACTATACAAATATCTCAGTTTTTACTGAGTTTGTCTTTACTAATTATACTTCACGAGCTTGGGCATTTTATACCAGCAAAATTATTTAAAACACGCGTAGAAAAATTTTATCTGTTTTTTGATATTAAATTTTCACTATTTAAAAAGAAAATTGGCGAAACAGTTTATGGTATTGGCTGGTTACCACTTGGTGGTTATGTAAAAATCTCTGGTATGATTGACGAGAGTATGGATACCGATGCTATGGCCGAAGAGCCAAAACCTTGGGAGTTTAGATCTAAACCAGCATGGCAGCGTTTAATTATTATGCTTGGTGGTGTTTTTGTAAACTTTTTATTAGCGTACGTTATATATGTGTTTTTATCTTTTGTTTATGGAGATAGGTTTATTGATGCCTCTACAATTAACGATGGCTATTTAATTGAAAACCCTTTATTAACAGATTTAGGTTTTAAAACAGGAGATAACATTATAAAAGTTGGAGATTATGATGTTGAAAACGTATCAGACATCAAAGGAAATTTTATAGGAGCAAAAACAGTTACTTTTAAACGTAATGGAGCAGAGCAAACTATTACACTTCCAGAAGACTTTTTAGGTCAATTATCTAGTAGTAAAAATAGAGATTTGTTTGAAATGCGATATCCATTTATTGTTGCCGAAGTGCCAGACTCTTCTTTAAACAAATCTGTTAACCTAAAACAAGGTGATGTTTTAACTAAAATAGGAAACGATACAGTTAAGTATTTCGACCAAACAGAATCTATTTTAAAAAGCTATAAAGGGCAACAGGTTGAAGTAGAGATTTTAAGAGAGGATAAAAAATTAACTGAAAGCATAAAAGTAAGTGACGAAGGAAAAATGGAAGTAGTGCCATTTGCTAGAATTGGTAGCATATCAATGGAAAAGTTAGGTTACTATAAAATGAAAACCAAAGAATATACTTTTGGAGAGAGTTTTGGAGCAGGTTACAACAAGTTTACAGGACAAATAGGGAAATACTTTGGGCAGCTTAAAGAAATAGGAAATGTAAAAACAGGAGCTTATAAAGGTGTTGGTGGTTTTTATGCCATATTAAATGTTTTTCCAGATTTTTGGAGCTGGCAAAACTTTTGGAGTATTACAGCATTTTTATCAATTATGTTAGGTGTACTTAATTTATTACCAATTCCTGCTTTAGATGGTGGACATGTTATGTTTTTACTTTACGAAATGATTTCTGGACGTAAGCCTAGCGATAAATTTATGGAGTATGCACAAACAGTTGGATTCTTTATTTTAATAGGTTTAGTACTCTTTGCAAACGGAAATGATATCTTCAAAGCAATTTTTAACTAA
- a CDS encoding transporter, which produces MILTKYLKTITAGCLFSISIFSFAQENNTLEPLITDRPDATESPTALPKGFLQVETGAFYESFEENNIKTEDFTYNTMLVRYGLLNNLELRLGYDYTDSKVEFNGNEIASTNSFSPLLLGFKTTVAQENGWMPEIGFLGHLNLPFLVKKELRPENTGVDFRFSFAHTLSEKSSLSYNLGAAWENDNPEAAYLYTIAYGYSLTSKLGAYVELYGDFPENNKANHLWDAGLTYLISNNFQLDATVGSSITDGQDILISAGFSFRIPKS; this is translated from the coding sequence ATGATACTAACTAAGTACTTAAAAACAATCACAGCAGGATGTCTGTTTTCTATTTCAATATTTTCTTTTGCACAAGAAAATAACACATTAGAACCATTAATTACAGACAGACCAGACGCTACAGAATCTCCTACAGCTTTACCAAAAGGATTTCTACAAGTAGAAACAGGAGCTTTTTACGAAAGTTTTGAAGAAAACAATATTAAAACCGAAGACTTTACATACAATACTATGTTAGTACGTTATGGTTTATTAAATAATTTAGAATTACGCTTAGGTTACGATTATACAGATAGTAAAGTAGAGTTTAATGGTAATGAAATTGCCTCAACTAATAGTTTTTCTCCTTTGCTGTTAGGTTTTAAAACAACGGTTGCACAAGAAAATGGTTGGATGCCAGAAATTGGTTTTTTAGGGCATTTAAACTTGCCTTTTTTAGTAAAAAAAGAATTAAGACCAGAAAATACTGGAGTAGACTTTAGGTTTTCATTTGCACATACTTTAAGCGAAAAATCTAGTTTATCTTATAATTTAGGAGCTGCTTGGGAAAATGACAATCCTGAAGCCGCTTACCTTTATACAATTGCATACGGTTATAGCTTAACAAGCAAACTTGGCGCTTATGTAGAATTGTATGGTGATTTTCCAGAAAACAATAAAGCAAATCACCTTTGGGATGCTGGATTAACTTATTTAATTTCTAATAATTTTCAATTAGATGCTACTGTTGGTTCTAGTATAACAGACGGACAAGATATTTTAATAAGTGCTGGATTTAGTTTTAGAATTCCAAAGTCATAA
- a CDS encoding metal ABC transporter permease, which produces MNSAQIEIQLIASLVAIACAIPGTFLVLRKMAMISDAISHSILPGIVIGFFITHNLNSPLLILFAAFTGIITVVLVEYIQKTGLVKEDTAIGLVFPALFSIGVILIAKNANDVHLDVDAVLLGELAFAPFDRLLISGVDVGPKALWIIGIILLITVTLLIAFFKELKISTFDAGLAASLGFSPAIIHYGLMSVASVTTVGAFDAVGAILVVALMIAPAATAYLLTTDLKRMLALAISFGVLSAISGYWFAHWLDASIAGSITTMLGLIFLLVYLFAPNKGIIAVMYREKQQRTEVSLLTFLLHLKNHNEFEERHVNHLREHINWQKVRAKTVLELATKNNMIIVENNIVSLTEKGDKFTSKAIDYIITNEDAQIEDMKDDFFLFRG; this is translated from the coding sequence ATGAATAGTGCTCAAATTGAAATACAACTTATTGCAAGTCTTGTAGCAATTGCTTGTGCTATACCTGGTACATTTTTAGTACTTAGAAAAATGGCGATGATAAGTGATGCTATTAGCCACTCTATTTTACCTGGTATTGTAATAGGCTTTTTTATAACACATAACCTCAACTCTCCTTTATTAATTTTATTTGCTGCTTTTACAGGTATAATTACTGTGGTTTTGGTAGAATATATTCAAAAAACAGGCTTAGTAAAAGAAGATACTGCCATTGGTTTAGTGTTTCCTGCTTTATTTAGTATTGGTGTAATTTTAATTGCTAAAAATGCAAACGATGTACATTTAGATGTCGATGCGGTTTTATTAGGTGAATTAGCTTTCGCACCTTTTGATAGGTTATTAATTTCTGGAGTTGATGTTGGGCCAAAAGCATTATGGATTATTGGCATTATTTTATTAATTACTGTAACATTATTAATCGCTTTTTTCAAAGAATTAAAAATAAGCACTTTTGATGCTGGTTTAGCCGCATCACTTGGTTTTTCTCCTGCAATTATTCATTATGGGTTAATGAGTGTCGCATCTGTTACAACTGTTGGTGCTTTTGATGCTGTTGGAGCTATTTTAGTTGTTGCGTTAATGATTGCGCCTGCTGCAACTGCCTATTTACTAACCACAGATTTAAAAAGAATGCTTGCACTTGCTATTAGTTTTGGTGTTTTAAGTGCAATTTCTGGTTATTGGTTTGCGCATTGGTTAGATGCTTCTATAGCTGGATCTATAACAACCATGTTGGGTCTAATATTTTTATTAGTATATCTATTTGCTCCTAACAAAGGTATTATTGCTGTAATGTACCGTGAAAAACAACAACGTACAGAGGTTTCTTTACTTACTTTTTTATTGCATTTAAAAAACCATAATGAATTTGAAGAAAGACATGTTAACCACTTACGCGAACATATAAATTGGCAAAAAGTTAGAGCTAAAACGGTGTTAGAATTAGCAACAAAAAATAATATGATTATTGTTGAAAATAACATTGTATCTCTAACTGAAAAAGGTGATAAATTTACCTCTAAAGCTATCGATTATATTATAACAAACGAAGACGCACAAATTGAAGATATGAAAGATGATTTCTTTTTGTTTAGAGGTTAA
- a CDS encoding metal ABC transporter ATP-binding protein, with protein sequence MSKKIAVKVDDLTVAYNYKPVLWDIDLEIPEGVLMAIVGPNGAGKSTLIKSILGILKPIAGSVTIYGKPYEKQRRLVAYVPQKGSVDWDFPTTALDVVMMGTYGSLGWIKRPRQKEKKAALEALEKVGMLAFKGRQISQLSGGQQQRIFLARALVQNASIYFMDEPFQGVDATTEIAIINILKELRKAGKTVIVVHHDLQTVPEYFDWVTFLNVKKIATGPVKDIFNDDNLTKTYGINYKVSIQE encoded by the coding sequence ATGAGTAAAAAAATAGCCGTAAAAGTAGACGACCTTACAGTAGCTTACAACTACAAACCTGTACTTTGGGATATCGATTTAGAAATTCCAGAAGGTGTTTTAATGGCTATTGTTGGACCAAATGGCGCAGGAAAATCAACACTTATAAAGTCTATTTTAGGCATATTAAAACCTATTGCAGGAAGCGTTACTATTTATGGTAAACCTTATGAAAAACAACGCAGACTAGTTGCTTATGTACCGCAAAAAGGAAGTGTAGATTGGGACTTCCCAACTACTGCCCTAGATGTTGTAATGATGGGAACTTACGGCAGTTTAGGTTGGATAAAAAGGCCAAGACAAAAAGAAAAAAAAGCCGCGCTGGAAGCTTTAGAAAAAGTAGGAATGCTAGCCTTTAAAGGCAGACAAATTAGCCAGCTTTCTGGAGGACAACAACAGCGTATTTTTTTAGCACGCGCTTTAGTGCAAAATGCTTCAATTTATTTTATGGATGAGCCGTTTCAAGGTGTTGATGCAACAACCGAAATTGCAATTATTAATATTTTAAAAGAATTACGTAAAGCAGGAAAAACTGTTATTGTTGTACATCACGATTTACAAACTGTACCAGAATATTTTGATTGGGTAACTTTTTTAAATGTGAAAAAAATTGCCACAGGTCCAGTAAAAGATATATTTAATGATGATAATTTAACCAAAACTTACGGTATAAACTATAAAGTAAGTATACAAGAGTAA
- a CDS encoding FeoA family protein, with protein MKYSLAQLKRGEKGIITDVSSNSIPLKLLEMGCLPGNFVELVQVAPFSDPMYLNINGSHLAIRKETAIHILIDKINE; from the coding sequence TTGAAGTACTCTTTAGCACAATTAAAACGCGGTGAAAAAGGCATTATAACAGATGTGTCTTCAAATTCCATCCCACTTAAACTCCTAGAAATGGGATGTTTGCCAGGAAACTTTGTTGAATTAGTACAAGTCGCTCCGTTCTCGGACCCAATGTATTTAAATATTAACGGAAGCCATCTTGCTATTAGAAAAGAGACAGCTATTCATATTTTAATAGATAAAATTAATGAGTAA
- the feoB gene encoding ferrous iron transport protein B: MSKQINVALIGNPNTGKTSVFNALTGLNQQVGNYPGITVEKKEGICKLPRGVKAHIIDLPGTYSLNASSLDENVVIELLLNKNDKDFPDVAVVVSDVENLKRNLLLFTQIKDLEIPCLLVINMADRMRRKGISLDVGYLEQQLETKIAVISTRKNEGIANLKQQISNYKELSVKPCLNASEIDPNYFNSLRKAFPNQLLYKLWLVITQDVNFGKTNRKEIDAIASFKTKSESDLKRLQQKETIKRYQFINNVLKKGQTIDVSQAKDLRTKLDRILTHKVWGYLIFFLILLLIFQAIYDWSSIPMDWIDSTFASLSNWIKDTFPGGGKVTDLIAEGIIAGLGGIVIFIPQIAFLFLFIAVLEESGYMSRVVFLMDRIMRRFGLSGKSIVPLISGTACAIPAIMATRNIESWKERLITILVTPFTTCSARLPVYLIIISLVIPEGRILGLSYQALTLMLLYLIGFGAAVGSAWILNKVLNIKSKTFFVVEMPNYKVPLFKNVALTVLEKTKAFIFGAGKIILAISIVLWVLASYGPGEQFNNAETIITEQYAAQNLSQDQLQQKIASHKLEHSFIGLTGRAIEPAIRPLGYDWKIGIAIISSFAAREVFVGTLATIYSVGSDDEETIKNRMAGEVNPILGGPLFNFASGISLLLFYAFAMQCMSTLAIVKKETNSWKWPTYQFVIMTAIAYIVALLSFQFLK, translated from the coding sequence ATGAGTAAGCAAATTAACGTTGCCTTAATAGGAAATCCTAATACAGGAAAAACATCAGTTTTTAACGCTTTAACAGGCTTAAACCAACAAGTAGGAAACTACCCAGGTATTACTGTTGAAAAAAAAGAAGGAATTTGTAAATTACCTCGTGGCGTAAAAGCTCACATAATAGATTTACCTGGTACATATAGTTTAAACGCATCATCTCTAGATGAGAATGTTGTAATAGAACTGCTTTTAAATAAAAACGATAAAGATTTTCCAGACGTAGCCGTTGTGGTTAGTGATGTAGAAAATTTAAAACGAAACCTACTTCTTTTTACACAAATTAAAGATCTTGAAATTCCTTGCCTGCTTGTAATTAACATGGCAGACAGAATGCGTAGAAAAGGCATCTCGTTAGATGTTGGTTATTTAGAACAACAATTAGAAACAAAAATTGCCGTAATAAGCACACGTAAAAACGAAGGTATTGCCAATTTAAAACAACAAATTAGCAACTATAAAGAACTCTCGGTTAAACCATGTTTAAATGCATCAGAAATTGACCCAAACTATTTTAATAGTCTTCGTAAAGCATTTCCAAATCAATTATTATACAAGCTTTGGCTTGTAATTACACAAGATGTAAACTTTGGAAAAACCAATAGAAAAGAGATTGATGCTATTGCAAGTTTTAAAACAAAATCTGAAAGTGACTTAAAAAGACTTCAACAAAAAGAAACCATAAAACGCTACCAGTTTATAAATAACGTTTTAAAAAAGGGCCAAACCATAGATGTTTCTCAAGCCAAAGATTTACGCACAAAATTAGACCGTATACTTACCCATAAAGTTTGGGGCTATTTAATATTTTTTCTCATCCTTTTATTAATTTTTCAAGCCATTTACGATTGGTCTAGCATACCAATGGACTGGATTGACTCTACATTTGCCTCATTAAGTAATTGGATAAAAGATACTTTTCCTGGCGGCGGAAAAGTAACCGATTTAATTGCCGAAGGTATTATTGCCGGTTTAGGTGGTATTGTTATTTTTATACCTCAAATAGCCTTTTTATTCCTTTTTATAGCAGTACTAGAAGAAAGTGGCTATATGAGCCGCGTCGTATTTTTAATGGATAGAATTATGCGTCGTTTTGGATTAAGCGGCAAAAGTATTGTACCATTAATTTCCGGGACAGCTTGTGCAATTCCAGCCATTATGGCAACCAGAAATATAGAAAGCTGGAAAGAGCGATTAATTACCATATTAGTAACACCATTTACAACCTGTTCTGCGCGTTTACCAGTATATTTAATTATTATCTCCTTAGTAATCCCAGAAGGCAGAATACTTGGTTTAAGCTACCAAGCACTTACATTAATGCTATTATATTTAATAGGTTTTGGTGCTGCAGTAGGCTCTGCATGGATTTTAAATAAAGTTTTAAATATTAAAAGCAAAACCTTTTTTGTAGTAGAAATGCCAAACTACAAAGTGCCATTATTTAAAAACGTTGCACTTACCGTATTAGAAAAAACAAAAGCTTTTATTTTTGGTGCCGGAAAAATAATATTAGCCATCTCAATTGTTCTATGGGTATTAGCATCTTACGGTCCAGGAGAACAATTTAATAATGCCGAAACTATTATTACAGAGCAATATGCTGCTCAAAATTTAAGCCAAGACCAATTACAACAAAAAATAGCTTCTCATAAACTCGAGCACTCATTTATAGGGCTTACAGGACGCGCAATAGAACCAGCAATTAGACCACTAGGTTACGACTGGAAAATAGGTATTGCCATAATAAGTAGTTTTGCAGCTCGAGAAGTTTTTGTAGGTACCTTAGCAACAATTTACAGCGTAGGTAGTGACGACGAGGAAACTATAAAAAACCGAATGGCAGGAGAAGTAAACCCAATACTTGGTGGTCCACTATTTAACTTTGCATCTGGTATATCACTATTACTATTTTATGCCTTTGCTATGCAATGTATGAGTACGCTTGCCATAGTAAAAAAAGAAACCAATAGCTGGAAATGGCCAACATACCAATTCGTTATCATGACAGCTATTGCATATATTGTAGCTTTATTATCATTTCAATTTTTAAAATAA
- a CDS encoding metal-dependent transcriptional regulator produces MSVAIENFVKAIYKNNNNDVNDTKPGNIAKKLGISNAAATDMAKKLAAKDILNYEKYQALQLTNKGEKMALNVIRKHRLWEAFLHKTFDMTLHEIHREAEFLEHETSDFLANKISDYLGNPKFDPHGDPIPNEKGEITTIDTSISLSNTQEGKQYIISRLMSDDKEFFDFCALNGLKYGNSILVTKQFSKNKMTQISINNNTILLNEDFTNIIYVNDTN; encoded by the coding sequence ATGTCTGTAGCAATAGAGAATTTTGTAAAAGCTATTTACAAAAACAACAATAACGATGTTAATGATACTAAACCTGGTAACATTGCAAAAAAGCTTGGCATATCTAACGCAGCAGCAACAGATATGGCAAAAAAATTAGCTGCAAAAGACATACTTAACTACGAAAAATACCAAGCCTTACAACTCACTAATAAAGGTGAGAAAATGGCATTAAACGTTATTAGAAAACATAGATTATGGGAAGCGTTTCTTCATAAAACCTTCGACATGACATTGCATGAAATACATAGAGAAGCAGAGTTTCTTGAACATGAAACGTCAGATTTTTTAGCAAATAAAATAAGCGACTATTTAGGTAATCCAAAATTCGATCCGCATGGTGATCCAATTCCAAACGAAAAAGGAGAAATTACAACTATAGACACCTCAATAAGCTTATCTAACACGCAAGAAGGAAAACAATATATTATTTCACGATTAATGAGTGATGATAAAGAGTTCTTTGATTTTTGTGCACTTAATGGACTTAAATATGGTAATTCTATTTTGGTTACAAAACAGTTTAGCAAAAATAAAATGACACAAATTTCAATTAATAATAACACCATTCTTTTAAACGAAGATTTCACTAATATAATTTACGTAAATGATACTAACTAA
- a CDS encoding metal ABC transporter solute-binding protein, Zn/Mn family, protein MKKTILLLAITLSFFNCKNDSKKEDGKLNIVTTTTMITDLVKNIGGDLVNVNGLMGSGVDPHLYKASEGDVTKLVNADVIFYNGLHLEGKLVEVFEKMKTQSPIALADGLDKSGLIGSDYFASNYDPHVWFNISYFKQFAKKVTQVLIEKDPENAVRFSENEKKYLQQLEDLQTKISSTIETLPKEKRILVTAHDAFNYFGKNYGFNVVGLQGLSTATEAGVQDVQKLATFIIENKVKAIFVESSVPKRTIEALQAAVKSKGHDVVIGGTLYSDALGNAGTVEGTYIGMFEYNVNTIVNALK, encoded by the coding sequence ATGAAAAAAACAATACTACTTTTAGCAATCACACTCTCTTTTTTTAATTGTAAAAACGACTCAAAAAAAGAAGATGGTAAACTAAATATTGTTACCACTACAACCATGATTACAGATTTGGTTAAAAATATAGGTGGCGATTTAGTTAATGTAAATGGCTTAATGGGTTCTGGAGTCGATCCGCATTTATATAAAGCAAGCGAAGGTGATGTTACCAAATTAGTAAATGCAGATGTTATTTTTTATAACGGTTTACATTTAGAAGGAAAACTAGTAGAAGTTTTCGAAAAAATGAAAACACAATCACCAATTGCTTTGGCAGATGGTTTAGATAAATCTGGCTTAATTGGTTCAGATTATTTTGCTTCAAATTACGACCCACATGTATGGTTTAATATTTCTTATTTTAAACAATTTGCTAAAAAAGTAACTCAGGTATTAATTGAAAAAGATCCTGAAAATGCTGTGCGTTTTTCTGAAAATGAAAAAAAATACCTTCAGCAATTAGAAGATTTACAAACAAAGATTTCTTCAACAATAGAAACACTTCCAAAAGAAAAAAGAATATTAGTAACTGCACACGATGCCTTTAATTACTTCGGAAAAAACTACGGTTTTAATGTTGTAGGTTTACAAGGTTTAAGTACAGCGACAGAAGCTGGTGTACAAGACGTACAAAAATTAGCTACTTTTATAATAGAAAATAAAGTAAAAGCCATTTTTGTTGAAAGTTCTGTGCCAAAACGTACCATTGAAGCATTACAAGCTGCAGTGAAATCTAAAGGTCACGATGTAGTAATTGGAGGCACTTTATATTCTGATGCACTTGGAAATGCAGGAACTGTTGAAGGTACGTACATTGGTATGTTTGAGTATAATGTAAATACAATTGTTAACGCTTTAAAATAA